A genome region from Alistipes dispar includes the following:
- a CDS encoding acyl-CoA thioesterase encodes MGRVLETPVQKRFSDLDPFRHVNNVAQQSYFDVGKTDFYARVLGEEVLLGDLRVVTVSTSTSYMGQVRMHDDVRVTTTCEKVGNKSMTLFQRLVVDGEVRSESRSVLVVFDFVRQESRPVPDAWRARLTAE; translated from the coding sequence ATGGGCAGGGTGTTGGAAACGCCGGTGCAGAAGCGGTTCTCGGATCTGGACCCGTTCCGGCATGTGAACAATGTGGCGCAGCAGTCCTATTTCGACGTGGGCAAGACCGATTTCTATGCGCGGGTGCTGGGCGAGGAGGTGCTGTTGGGCGACCTGCGCGTGGTGACCGTCTCGACCTCGACCTCCTACATGGGACAGGTGCGCATGCACGACGACGTGCGGGTGACGACGACCTGCGAAAAGGTGGGCAACAAGTCGATGACGCTCTTCCAGCGGCTCGTCGTGGACGGGGAGGTGCGCAGCGAAAGCAGGTCGGTGTTGGTCGTCTTCGACTTCGTCCGGCAGGAGAGCCGCCCCGTGCCCGATGCGTGGCGGGCGCGGCTTACGGCGGAGTGA
- a CDS encoding L-threonylcarbamoyladenylate synthase, whose translation MTAVRNAAAAEMQREADEAVRVLREGGLILYPTDTVWGIGCDATNAAAVERIYRLKRSENKKSMLVLCASAEMTVRYVNKAPGIAFDVMEMATKPLTLILPGAVGVAGNLIPEEGTLGVRVPDHEFCRLLLRGLRRPLVSTSANLSGEATPAGLEEVAREIVDGVDFVVNPRFEGKPTRKASSIIAFGEGGEVKIIRE comes from the coding sequence ATGACCGCCGTGCGAAACGCCGCTGCGGCCGAAATGCAGCGCGAGGCCGACGAGGCCGTCCGTGTCCTGCGCGAGGGGGGACTGATCCTCTATCCGACCGATACGGTCTGGGGTATCGGGTGCGACGCCACGAACGCCGCGGCCGTGGAGCGGATCTACCGGCTCAAGCGGAGCGAGAACAAGAAGTCGATGCTCGTGCTGTGCGCCTCGGCCGAGATGACCGTGCGCTATGTGAACAAGGCGCCGGGGATCGCCTTCGACGTGATGGAGATGGCCACCAAGCCGCTGACGCTCATCCTGCCGGGAGCCGTCGGGGTGGCCGGGAACCTGATTCCCGAGGAGGGGACGCTCGGCGTGCGGGTCCCCGACCACGAATTCTGCCGCCTGCTGCTGCGCGGACTGCGCCGCCCCCTGGTCTCGACGTCGGCCAACCTTTCGGGCGAGGCGACGCCCGCGGGGCTGGAGGAGGTCGCGCGCGAGATCGTGGACGGCGTGGATTTCGTCGTCAATCCCCGTTTCGAGGGCAAACCCACCCGCAAGGCTTCTTCGATCATCGCGTTCGGCGAAGGCGGCGAGGTGAAAATCATCCGGGAGTAG
- a CDS encoding VOC family protein: MEIKSRFDHFNVNVTDLDRSLKFYAEALGLKEIGRKQAADGSFVLVYLGDGESPFRLELTWLRDHAAAPYELGENESHLCMRVAGDYDAVREYHRSRGWVCFENYDMGLYFINDPDDYWIEILPLK, from the coding sequence ATGGAAATAAAGAGCAGATTCGACCATTTCAACGTCAATGTGACCGATCTCGACCGCAGCCTGAAATTTTACGCCGAAGCATTGGGACTCAAGGAGATCGGTCGGAAGCAGGCCGCCGACGGCTCGTTCGTGCTGGTCTATCTGGGCGACGGGGAGTCGCCCTTCCGGCTGGAGCTGACGTGGCTCCGCGACCACGCCGCCGCGCCCTACGAACTGGGCGAGAACGAGAGCCATCTCTGCATGCGCGTGGCGGGCGATTACGACGCCGTGCGCGAATACCACCGTTCCCGCGGGTGGGTGTGTTTCGAAAACTACGACATGGGGCTTTATTTCATCAACGATCCGGACGACTACTGGATCGAAATACTTCCGTTGAAATGA
- a CDS encoding YebC/PmpR family DNA-binding transcriptional regulator, with product MGRAFEYRKARKLKRWGHMARTFTKLGKEIEIAVKAGGSDPSGNTRLRILIQNAKAENMPKENIERAIKRATEKDAADYKEVIYEGYGPHGIAFLVETATDNTNRTVANVRMHFNKCGGTLGNSGSVGFLFEHKCVFKFRPAAGADPEELELEMIDLGVDEFYPEEDGITVYAPYESFGAIQKWLDDKGFEIVSGESVRIPTDTKELDAEGRESVEKLVEKLEEDDDVVNVYHTMKEPEEE from the coding sequence ATGGGAAGAGCCTTTGAGTATCGCAAAGCGAGAAAGCTGAAGCGCTGGGGACACATGGCCCGCACTTTCACGAAACTGGGCAAGGAGATCGAAATCGCCGTCAAGGCCGGCGGCTCCGACCCTTCGGGCAACACCCGCCTGCGTATTCTGATCCAGAACGCCAAGGCCGAGAACATGCCCAAAGAGAATATCGAACGCGCCATCAAGCGCGCCACCGAAAAGGACGCCGCCGACTACAAGGAGGTCATCTACGAGGGATACGGCCCCCACGGCATCGCGTTCCTGGTGGAGACGGCCACCGACAACACGAACCGCACGGTGGCCAACGTGCGCATGCACTTCAACAAGTGCGGCGGCACGCTGGGCAACAGCGGCTCGGTGGGCTTCCTCTTCGAGCACAAGTGCGTCTTCAAGTTCCGTCCCGCCGCCGGCGCCGATCCCGAGGAGCTGGAGCTGGAGATGATCGACCTGGGTGTGGACGAGTTCTACCCCGAAGAGGACGGCATCACGGTTTACGCCCCCTACGAGTCGTTCGGCGCCATCCAGAAGTGGCTCGACGACAAGGGATTCGAAATCGTATCGGGCGAATCGGTCCGCATCCCGACCGACACGAAGGAGCTCGACGCCGAAGGCCGCGAATCGGTCGAGAAACTCGTCGAAAAACTCGAGGAGGACGACGACGTGGTGAACGTTTACCACACGATGAAGGAGCCCGAGGAGGAGTAG
- the tamL gene encoding translocation and assembly module lipoprotein TamL, producing the protein MRRACRCLVAVALSLAGSACSVTRHIPEGGYFLQRVRIEDDKATPRRERIAASELEKYVRQTPNKRLLGTNFYVWLYEQADSARDNGWNNWKRRVGEAPVLFDLSLTERSVQNLKVYMDSKGFFSSRATCEVDTVSRRRRAKVTFRNFQGAPYRIDTVSYEFQDHSLSPLILSDTAGTLLHAGDVFDVSVLDAERERITARLREQGYYNFSVSNILFRADTLTGDNRVKLRMVVRQNLTGYDDRGRPRTEDNRVYRIDRINVFPDYDPAAFRTDTALLSRLDTIHYRGLNVVSEKRPALRPAVLRQAIPLYPGYLYDASQVNRTYSDLMALGYFRSAKISFEERPQGADSADFVPFPAASPTDTAARSSVREGYLTCNILCTPTLRQSFKVDLEGSTTSSFYGLKATLGYQNRNIFRGAESFDVSFTAGYEFMKAPDAKKKRATEFGITTGLTFPRFLLPWRTGRQRSVVQPRTKVELSVNFQDRPYYRRTLSSAGIAYMWSNNRYSSFSLRPVDINVVNVRDLDVSFLMVDNPDSEGEELTPNRYLLESFNTQFIGGLSFGYSYNNQRRNLNGNATNIRFNLETAGNLIDGVEHLFFSPSKSDKPYYTIFGIPYAQYFRTDLSVSRKIMLGGVTALVGHIYGGVAMAYGNSSSVPFDRQFYCGGSNGMRGWTPRTLGQGSVPDPHGSFPVQTGDVKLEANLELRFPVWGIVHGATFFDLGNVWYIRQNPSEYSDDAVFHFDRFYKQLGFNTGLGLRFDIKFAVLRLDWGIQLHNPNNPAGERWIHDFKWKNTALNFGVGYPF; encoded by the coding sequence GTGCGGAGGGCGTGTCGCTGTCTGGTCGCCGTCGCGCTGAGCCTTGCCGGTTCGGCGTGCAGCGTCACGCGGCATATCCCTGAGGGCGGGTATTTCTTGCAGCGGGTCCGCATCGAGGACGACAAGGCGACGCCGCGCCGCGAACGCATCGCGGCCTCGGAGCTCGAGAAGTACGTGCGGCAGACGCCCAACAAGCGGCTGCTGGGGACCAACTTCTACGTCTGGCTCTACGAGCAGGCCGATTCCGCACGGGATAACGGCTGGAACAACTGGAAACGCCGCGTCGGCGAGGCCCCCGTGCTGTTCGATCTGTCGCTCACGGAGCGGAGCGTGCAGAACCTGAAGGTCTATATGGATTCGAAAGGCTTCTTCTCCTCGCGCGCGACGTGCGAGGTGGACACCGTGTCGCGGCGACGGCGGGCGAAGGTGACCTTCCGGAACTTTCAGGGGGCGCCCTACCGCATAGACACGGTCTCTTACGAGTTCCAGGACCATTCCCTCTCTCCGCTCATCCTGTCCGACACGGCCGGGACGCTGCTGCATGCGGGCGACGTGTTCGACGTTTCGGTGCTCGACGCCGAACGCGAACGCATCACGGCCCGTCTGCGCGAGCAGGGGTACTACAACTTTTCGGTCAGTAACATCCTCTTCCGCGCCGATACGCTGACGGGCGACAACCGCGTGAAGCTGAGGATGGTCGTGCGGCAGAATCTGACGGGATACGACGACCGCGGACGGCCCCGGACGGAGGACAACCGGGTGTATAGGATCGACCGGATCAACGTCTTCCCGGATTACGATCCTGCGGCGTTCAGGACCGATACGGCGCTCCTCTCGCGGCTCGACACGATCCATTACCGGGGGCTGAACGTCGTCAGCGAGAAGCGGCCCGCCCTGCGCCCGGCCGTGCTGCGGCAGGCCATTCCGCTCTATCCGGGCTACCTCTACGACGCGTCGCAGGTGAACAGGACCTATTCCGATCTGATGGCGCTCGGGTATTTCAGGAGCGCGAAGATCTCCTTCGAGGAGCGGCCGCAGGGAGCCGATTCGGCGGACTTCGTTCCCTTCCCTGCGGCTTCGCCGACCGATACGGCGGCCCGGAGCTCCGTGCGGGAGGGGTATCTGACGTGCAACATCCTCTGCACGCCGACGCTGCGGCAGAGTTTCAAGGTCGATCTGGAAGGGAGCACGACGTCGAGCTTCTACGGACTGAAGGCGACGCTCGGCTACCAGAACCGCAACATCTTCCGCGGCGCCGAGTCGTTCGACGTCTCCTTCACGGCGGGATACGAGTTCATGAAGGCGCCCGATGCGAAGAAGAAGCGCGCCACGGAATTCGGCATCACCACCGGACTGACCTTCCCGCGCTTCCTGCTTCCGTGGCGCACGGGGCGGCAGCGTTCGGTGGTCCAGCCCCGGACCAAGGTGGAGCTGTCGGTCAATTTCCAGGACCGTCCCTACTACCGCCGCACGCTGTCGAGCGCCGGCATCGCCTACATGTGGAGCAACAACCGCTATTCGTCGTTCTCGCTGCGGCCGGTCGATATCAACGTGGTGAATGTACGGGACCTGGACGTGTCGTTCCTGATGGTGGACAATCCCGATTCGGAAGGGGAGGAGCTGACGCCGAACCGTTACCTGCTCGAGAGTTTCAACACGCAGTTCATCGGCGGACTGTCGTTCGGATACAGCTATAACAACCAGCGCCGGAACCTGAACGGAAACGCCACGAACATCCGGTTCAATCTGGAGACGGCGGGCAACCTGATCGACGGGGTGGAGCACCTCTTCTTCTCGCCGTCGAAGTCGGACAAACCCTATTATACGATTTTCGGCATTCCCTACGCGCAGTATTTCCGCACCGACCTGAGCGTGAGCCGGAAGATCATGCTGGGCGGGGTGACGGCGCTCGTGGGGCATATCTACGGCGGCGTGGCGATGGCCTACGGCAACTCCTCCTCCGTGCCGTTCGACCGCCAGTTCTACTGCGGCGGCAGCAACGGCATGCGCGGCTGGACGCCCCGGACGCTCGGACAGGGCTCCGTGCCCGACCCGCACGGCTCGTTCCCCGTGCAGACGGGCGACGTGAAGCTGGAGGCCAACCTCGAGCTGCGCTTCCCCGTCTGGGGCATCGTGCACGGCGCCACGTTCTTCGATCTGGGCAATGTCTGGTACATCCGGCAGAATCCTTCGGAGTACTCCGACGACGCCGTGTTCCATTTCGACCGGTTCTACAAACAACTGGGATTCAACACGGGGCTCGGTCTGCGTTTCGACATCAAGTTCGCCGTGCTGCGTCTGGACTGGGGCATCCAGCTCCACAATCCCAACAATCCCGCGGGCGAGCGGTGGATTCACGACTTCAAGTGGAAGAATACGGCGCTGAACTTCGGTGTGGGCTATCCCTTCTGA
- a CDS encoding nitroreductase family protein — MKSVLFKHRSIRKFRPEPIPEEVLRECLEAASRASTCGNMQLYSLVVTRDAALRERLSPCHFDQPMVREAPCVVTVCADVHRFTMWCEQRDADPAYDNFAWFLNASTDALLAAQNFCVAAESHGLGICYLGTTIYTAAEISRVLSLPKGVIPVTTVVTGYPDESPELTDRLPLEAVVHYEKYTDYTAAEIDELWAEREESELTRRLLEENGLPNLAQVFTERRYVRRDNLAISRSYFALLKEKGFFNN; from the coding sequence ATGAAAAGTGTGCTTTTCAAGCATCGTTCGATCCGTAAGTTCCGTCCGGAGCCGATTCCCGAGGAGGTGCTCCGCGAATGTCTCGAAGCGGCATCGCGCGCCTCGACGTGCGGCAACATGCAGCTCTATTCGCTGGTGGTGACCCGCGATGCCGCGCTGCGCGAGCGGCTTTCGCCCTGCCATTTCGACCAGCCGATGGTCCGCGAGGCGCCGTGCGTGGTGACCGTCTGCGCCGACGTGCACCGCTTCACGATGTGGTGCGAGCAGCGCGACGCCGATCCGGCCTACGACAACTTCGCCTGGTTTCTGAACGCCTCGACCGATGCGCTGCTGGCCGCGCAGAACTTCTGCGTCGCGGCCGAGTCGCACGGGCTGGGCATCTGCTACCTCGGCACGACGATCTACACGGCCGCCGAGATCTCCCGGGTGCTCTCCCTGCCCAAAGGGGTGATTCCGGTGACGACCGTCGTGACGGGATACCCCGACGAGTCGCCGGAGCTGACCGACCGCCTGCCGCTGGAGGCCGTGGTCCACTACGAGAAGTACACCGACTACACGGCCGCGGAGATCGACGAGCTGTGGGCCGAACGCGAGGAGTCGGAGCTGACCCGGCGCCTGCTCGAGGAGAACGGACTGCCGAATCTAGCGCAGGTGTTCACCGAGCGGCGGTATGTGCGGCGGGACAACCTGGCCATTTCGCGGTCCTATTTCGCCCTGCTCAAGGAGAAGGGGTTCTTCAACAACTGA